CGGCATCGCGTCCCTGATACCTGAGCACGGCGGTGATGTCGATGAAATCCAGGGCGCACAGGGTGTAGAAGTGCAGCAAATAGTCCTGCAGCTGGTAGGCGCCGACGATCAGGTTGCGCAACAGCTGACCGTTGCGGTTGGGGCGCAGCCCCATGGCATCCTCCAGGGCCAGGGAGGCGGCCTCGGCATGGGCATAGGGGCAGACCCCGCACACCCGCTGGGTGACCTGCTGGGCCACCCTGGCATCGTAGCCCACCAGGGCCGCCTCTATGCCGCGAAACATATCCGCCGAACAACGGGCATCGGTCACCTGGCCGTTTTCGATCTGCGTCTCCACCCGCAGGTGTCCCTCGATCCGGGTCACCGGGTCCACCACCACTCGTCTTGCCGTCATATCACTCGCCTTGTCTGTTATTGATCCAAGATTCGTCAGTTAAGCCACTGAGTCACAGTGCAACATCAAGAGATTGCAAAGGCATCTGCTCCGGCCGCTCGCCCCGCTCAGGCCTGAAAGGAGAGCGGTAGGGGGGAGCGGCCTGACTCGGCAAATTCCCTCGTCCCTTGGAGATAGGGGGCCGATCAGTCCACCCGTGGGGAGTCCCCTCGGCCGGGGCGGTGTCCACCCCGCCGTGCCTGAAGCACAGAACGGGCCAGTTAATGCATTCAGCCAATACCGGGGTAAAACCTATGTGTTTTGTGAGTATTAGCAGCCAACTCCGGCAGATCGCTTGACTTTTATCAAGCCGGAATTCTGACGCGCCGAGCCCTGAGGCCAAAGCGCCAGTGCCGGTGCGGCCGGCAAGCGATTTGCTATACTAACGGCAGGTTGGCTTAATCTTTAGGCCGCCAAAAAAGATATCCCCCCATCCGGAGACCCTGTCTATGAAAGCAACCATTGAACGCGATGCCGAAGGCTATCTGCTCAACCCCGACGATTGGGACGAAGACATGGCTAAGGAACTGGCCCAAGAAGAAGGGATTGAACTGAACCCAACCCACTGGCAGATCCTGCGCTTTATTCGGGAATACTTCAGCGAGCACCGCATAGTGCCGGACGTGCGCCACGTGGACGACTACCTGGCCAGCCAGCAGGACATGGACAAAAAAGACGCCAAGAAGATCCTCTTCGATCTGTTCCCCTACGGCTATGTCAAACAGGCCTGCAAGATCTCCGGCATGAGAAAGCCCCGCGCCTGGAGCACCGGCTAGGGGCCTGTCGGGTTTGGGTGCTCGTTGCGGGTAGCGGGCACCTAAACCCGACAGACTTCTAGCTCAGACAGGTGTGGGGCAGCCCCATGATCCTTACCCGGTCAGGAATACTCAAACACCGAGTCGGCATGTTTGAAGCGCTGGCGCAGGAACTTGCCGTGGGCCTCCAGCTTGCCCACCTGTTCGCTGTGCAGGTCTTTGAGGATGCGGGAGAATTCGCCGTTGACCAGCTCCAGCTGTTGGAGCAGGATCTGGCGCGGGGTATTGCCCTCGCGTACCGGGTGAAAACGGGCGAAGGCCGGGGGCAGTTGCAGGTAGTCGTGGATCAACTCGGGCAGATAATGGGCCAGGGTCTGGCGTACCGCATGGCGGGTATCGCTACCCTGTTCCAGCCGGTCGATGCGCTGCACTATGGCCTCGGCGTGTTGCTGAAACACTTCCAACTGAGCCAGCACCGGCGGGCTCAGGTGCGGGCGCACCCGATGGCACAACTCGGCGAAGGCCTGCAGCAGTGATTGCATCTCCAGCCGCTCGTCCAGCTGGCGCACCTCCTCTGGCCGCTGCGGCGTGCCCAGATAGCCCACCCCGTAGAGCCCGGCGACGATCAGCCACCAGAAGCTCTTGATCAGGCCGAAAAACAGCAGCCCCAGCCCAAGCAGGGCCAGACCCATACCCACCAGATTGGGGGTGCCGTAGAAGAAGCGCGCCAACCGACCCGACATACTCATACCCCTAGTCCTGATCCGATAAACCACAGGTTGCCGTTAGGCATGGCTACCCTTACTCCGTTGCGCCTCCGAGCCAGCGCTCGGAGCTCCCAGGTTGAGTGGTAAACCCCAAGGTTGTTCATAGTAACTCTGCGCTGCTTTGCGTCCTCTGCGTCCTGGTTTGGGTTTTCTAGCTTGGGCTCAGCTGGGCTCATTGATAGCCACGGATCTTTTTGAACACCTGCGACAGGCTGTGCTTGCGGCCATCGAAGCTGCGCCCGCCGGTGAGTTCGGCAATACGCTGCATCTGGCCCTGATCGGCGTTGCCGAAGGTGACGCTGAAGACCGGGATGTTCTGTGGCCGATGCTGTTCAAACCAGCGTTGGAAGGCCTCTTCGTCGCGCCCCGAGGTATTGGAGCCATCGGACATGAGCACCAGGCTGATAGGGTAGTCGGCACCCTGCTTACGCCGTTCGATGGCCGCCAGCTCATAGGCCTGCACCAGGGCGTCGAAGATGGCGGTGCCGCCCTTGGCCTTGAGTCCGTCGATCGCCTGGGCCAACTGCGCCAGCAGGGCGGGGTCCTGGGAGAAATCCCAGGTTTGCAGGCCTTTGGGCTTGCCGGCAAAGGGCAAAAAACCGATCCGCTCGCCCTGGCGGTAACGGGCGAACTGGCCGGTGATGGAGCTGTCCTTGCCGGTCAGGCCGTGCAGGGTGGCCTTGAGTTGCCGCATGCCCTCCCCGCTCATGGAGCCCGAGGTGTCAATGACATAGATGGCAAAGCCCGGTTGCAGCTGCCGGTCCAGATAGGCGAAGAGGATGGCGTCGATCACCTCCACCGTGGCGGGAAAGGGGGCCTCCAGGATCAGCCGGTCGGGGAACTCGGCGCTCAAGGCCACCTGGGCACTGACCGGCCGCCAGCCGCTGGCCATCAGCTGGCGCTGCATCTCCGGCGTCTTGAGAAAGTCCACCAGTTTCTGATAGGCCTCGCGCTGGGCCTCATCCAGCAGCAACAGCGGGTAGTCGGCGGTGACTATGCCCTCTGCCGGATAGACCAGGCAGAGCTTCTCCTTCAGCTGGGGGTTGCGGTTGAGCGCCAGCAGCACGGATTCGTAGTTGAAGATGCCGTCGGTCTCGTCCTGTCGGCGCAGGTAGAGATCGGCCAGCCAGCCGGAGCTGCCGGAGCGCAGCTTGTGCCCCTGGGCCAGCTGGCGCATCTCGCTGGGATCGACGTTCTCCACCGACAGGGCCTCGCCGCTGAAGGCCACCTGGGCGGCGACCACGCTGGAGAAGCCCGAGTTGGAGGCGGCCGGGTTCGACATGGCAAAGCGGAACTCACCGGCGGCGGCCTTGGCGGCGATGTCGCGCCAGCTGACCTGGCCATCGCACCAGCCCAGGCGCTCGCCCAGGCTGCGCTTGACCCCCAGCACCACCGGCGAGGTCATGATCCGCTCCGCGCCCTTGATGTAGCGCTGTCCGGTCTTTTCCTGCAGCAGGCTGAGGTATTTGGCATGGGAGAACCAAGCCAGGTCATAGGCCTCGCCCGCCGCCAGGGCCTCGGCCCCATCCAGGGTGCCGGTGAACTGGAATTCCAGGCGGATGCCGGTCTCGCGGCGGATCTGCTCCAGCAGGGGCTGTACATCCTTCAGCTCAGAACCGGCCAGAACCCGCAGCACCGGGCCATCAGTACCGCCACCGACAAAGAACCAGTTGGCCAAGGCAAGGATAGCCAGG
This is a stretch of genomic DNA from gamma proteobacterium SS-5. It encodes these proteins:
- a CDS encoding substrate-binding domain-containing protein, with translation MAKLKYLIPVLAILALANWFFVGGGTDGPVLRVLAGSELKDVQPLLEQIRRETGIRLEFQFTGTLDGAEALAAGEAYDLAWFSHAKYLSLLQEKTGQRYIKGAERIMTSPVVLGVKRSLGERLGWCDGQVSWRDIAAKAAAGEFRFAMSNPAASNSGFSSVVAAQVAFSGEALSVENVDPSEMRQLAQGHKLRSGSSGWLADLYLRRQDETDGIFNYESVLLALNRNPQLKEKLCLVYPAEGIVTADYPLLLLDEAQREAYQKLVDFLKTPEMQRQLMASGWRPVSAQVALSAEFPDRLILEAPFPATVEVIDAILFAYLDRQLQPGFAIYVIDTSGSMSGEGMRQLKATLHGLTGKDSSITGQFARYRQGERIGFLPFAGKPKGLQTWDFSQDPALLAQLAQAIDGLKAKGGTAIFDALVQAYELAAIERRKQGADYPISLVLMSDGSNTSGRDEEAFQRWFEQHRPQNIPVFSVTFGNADQGQMQRIAELTGGRSFDGRKHSLSQVFKKIRGYQ
- a CDS encoding TusE/DsrC/DsvC family sulfur relay protein, giving the protein MKATIERDAEGYLLNPDDWDEDMAKELAQEEGIELNPTHWQILRFIREYFSEHRIVPDVRHVDDYLASQQDMDKKDAKKILFDLFPYGYVKQACKISGMRKPRAWSTG